CAAACGACACATCCATAACCGGTGCCCAGGCTTCTTTATAATCTTCAAAAATGATTTTGAGCAGCATCTGGACGATCCGCCGCTCTGTTGGCGTAAATTCACGCCCTTCGATTTTCGCGTGGTAGCGCCCATCACCGCCAAAGAAGTTATCCACCAGGATAAACACCAGGCGGGCTTCCATGGTGATCAAGCCCGTCCCTTTGAGCGGACGAAAACGTACCATGTTCAAACTGGTTGGCACAAACAGCGTGTGAATGTACTCACCGAACTTGAGCATCTGTACGCCATTGATGGATACCTCGGCAGTACGACGCATCATGTTAAACAAACTGATACGCATGTGCCGCGCGAATCGCTCATTAACGATTTCCAAAGTCGGCATGCGACCACGGACGATACGGTCCTGTGACGAAAAGTCGTATTGTAAGGCGTTACTGGTGCCGCCATCGTCACTATCCGGGACTTCTTCTTCTTCGACCTCATCGACACCATGCAATAAGGCATCGATTTCGTCTTGTGATAATAAGTCGCTCACTGACTCTTCCTACTGCATTACAAAACCGGTGAATAACACGCGCTCGACCACCTTGCTGCCTTCAACGCTTTCCATTGCAGCCTGAACTTTGTCCAGTGCACCAAGGCGCAGAGTTTCTTTACCCGCACTGGTACTCAGTTCATCAGCGGTTGTGGTCGAAAACACACTTAGCAGTGTCCCTTCAATCAGAGGAATATGCTTCTTTGCTACCTCTTCGTTGACGTCACCGCGTACCAACAGTTGCACTTTAATTTGTACAATGCGGTCGCGACTGGCGCCTGGTACGTTAAATACAAAGGGACGAGGCATGGCAACATACAGTGCGCTGCCTGTTTGCGCCGCATTTTCCTGCGATGCCTGCTCTTGCTGCTCAGTCGTCTCTTCTGCCAGCGATTCGGGCGCGTCATCTGACCCTGCAAATAAAAAGTAGCCTGCTACTGCGCCTAAAACAACAACCACAGCGGCAATAATGATGATCAACTTTTTCTTTGATCCACCAGTTTCTTCTATTTCTAAATCGCTTTCTTCTGCCATATCCGCGCTTCTTTAAATCACTTTAACCTTAATCATAGCAGCTGTTATGCATAGTAATCTATTGCTGAATCACTTTGCCGTCTGCTAGTCGTTGATTGTTGGCCGTTATTTTGCGCTTCACTGCCATTATTAGCAAGTGTTCCATGACCTTGGGATGATTCCTGTTGCTGTTGCTCTCCCCCCT
This genomic stretch from Pseudoalteromonas rubra harbors:
- the fliL gene encoding flagellar basal body-associated protein FliL — protein: MAEESDLEIEETGGSKKKLIIIIAAVVVVLGAVAGYFLFAGSDDAPESLAEETTEQQEQASQENAAQTGSALYVAMPRPFVFNVPGASRDRIVQIKVQLLVRGDVNEEVAKKHIPLIEGTLLSVFSTTTADELSTSAGKETLRLGALDKVQAAMESVEGSKVVERVLFTGFVMQ